One window of the Eucalyptus grandis isolate ANBG69807.140 chromosome 6, ASM1654582v1, whole genome shotgun sequence genome contains the following:
- the LOC104449362 gene encoding ent-kaurene oxidase, chloroplastic: protein MQELPLPFATTAILGGLSLLLLFSFFLRKFCSTQKINGHSTLPPLPEVPGLPIVGNLLQLKEKKPHKTFTKWAETYGPIYSIRTGAATMVVLNSTDVAKEALVTRFPSISTRKVSNALRILTADKCMVAMSDYDEFHKMVKRYILAGVLGVNAQKRLRSHRDILMENVSRQLHALVDGHPLEVVNYRKVFQSELFTLALKQALGREVKSIYVEELGTTLSKEEMFKVMVSDMMAGAIEVDWRDFFPYLRWIPSKSWEKKIDQLAFRRKAVAKALLREQKQRIASGEEANSYIDFLISETKTLSEEQITILLWEPIIETSDTTLVTTEWALYELAKNPICQDQLVQEIRKVCGSETLTEDYLSQLPYLNAVFHETLRKHSPVPIIPPRYVHEDTQLGGYTVPAGSQIAINIYGCNMDNKIYEKPEEWMPERFLDAKYEPADMFKTMAFGGGKRVCAGALQAMLISCTAIGRLVQEFEWRLKDGEEENVDTVGLTTHKLHPLQAMLKPRRLE from the exons ATGCAAGAACTGCCCTTGCCTTTCGCCACTACGGCCATTCTTGGTGGGCTTTCACTGTTGTtgctcttctctttcttcctgaGGAAATTCTGCTCTACCCAGAAGATAAATGGCCACTCCACTCTTCCGCCTTTACCGG AGGTTCCCGGGTTGCCTATAGTGGGGAATTTGCTCCAACTGAAGGAGAAGAAACCTCACAAGACCTTTACAAAATGGGCTGAAACTTACGGTCCTATTTATTCCATCAGAACCGGTGCTGCTACTATGGTGGTCCTCAATTCCACCGATGTTGCCAAAGAG gcTCTGGTTACTAGATTCCCGTCAATCTCTACGAGAAAGGTGTCAAATGCCCTGCGGATTCTCACAGCTGATAAATGTATGGTCGCTATGAGTGACTATGATGAATTCCACAAGATGGTGAAGCGATACATACTTGCAGGTGTCTTGGGCGTGAATGCTCAA AAGCGGCTACGATCCCACCGAGACATCTTGATGGAAAACGTTTCTAGACAATTACATGCCCTTGTAGATGGCCATCCTCTTGAAGTGGTCAATTACAGGAAAGTCTTCCAGAGTGAACTATTTACATTGGCACTCAAACAA GCTTTGGGCCGGGAGGTGAAATCCATATATGTGGAGGAACTTGGGACAACATTGTCCAAAGAGGAAATGTTCAAGGTTATGGTGTCGGACATGATGGCTGGTGCAATTGAGGTGGACTGGCGGGATTTCTTTCCTTACCTGAGATGGATTCCTAGTAAAAGCTGGGAAAAGAAGATTGACCAACTGGCTTTCCGCAGGAAAGCAGTGGCGAAAGCCCTACTCAGGGAGCAGAAACAGAGAATCGCTTCAGGGGAG GAAGCGAACAGTTACATCGACTTCTTGATATCCGAAACCAAGACGCTTTCTGAGGAGCAGATCACCATTTTGCTCTGGGAGCCAATCATCGAGACTTCTGATACCACTCTGGTCACAACAGAGTGGGCTTTGTATGAACTTGCTAAGAATCCAATATGCCAG GATCAACTCGTCCAGGAGATTCGAAAAGTTTGCGGTTCTGAAACCCTCACAGAGGACTACTTGTCTCAGCTTCCTTACTTGAATGCTGTATTCCATGAAACTCTTAGGAAACACAGTCCTGTTCCAATAATTCCTCCACGCTATGTACACGAGGATACCCAATTAGGAGGGTACACTGTCCCGGCAGGAAGCCAG ATTGCTATAAACATATATGGTTGTAACATGGACAACAAGATATATGAGAAACCAGAAGAGTGGATGCCTGAGAGATTTCTTGATGCGAAGTATGAGCCAGCAGACATGTTCAAGACAATGGCCTTTGGAGGAGGGAAAAGGGTTTGTGCCGGAGCTCTTCAGGCCATGTTAATATCTTGCACAGCCATTGGCAGATTAGTCCAGGAGTTTGAATGGCGACTGAAGGATGGCGAGGAAGAAAATGTTGATACGGTGGGACTGACGACTCATAAGCTTCACCCATTGCAAGCAATGTTGAAGCCGAGAAGATTGGAATGA